One segment of Comamonas thiooxydans DNA contains the following:
- a CDS encoding response regulator transcription factor — MAETFSLPTESILPSPLIVVEDEPLIRNRLESILHGLGYADDALIFAATLGQARARLAEHPVAMALVDLGLPDGSGIELISQLRAADPGMGILVISAWSTEDAILSALRAGANGYVLKERDDLEVTLSIRSVLRGGAPIDPFIARRIIAELQPSQPTEAHKEMPPEAILSAREIQILKLVADGMTNREIAESLFLSRYTVECHVKNIYRKLAVPSRTKAVSEARARGLLS; from the coding sequence ATGGCAGAGACTTTTTCCCTCCCTACAGAGTCCATTCTCCCCAGCCCCTTGATCGTGGTGGAGGATGAGCCGTTGATCCGCAATCGGCTGGAAAGCATTTTGCATGGCCTCGGATATGCGGATGATGCTCTCATCTTTGCTGCAACCCTGGGGCAGGCACGCGCCCGGCTGGCGGAGCATCCGGTCGCCATGGCACTGGTGGATCTGGGCTTGCCCGACGGCAGCGGCATAGAGCTGATCAGCCAGTTGCGCGCCGCCGACCCCGGCATGGGAATTCTGGTCATCTCCGCCTGGAGCACCGAGGATGCCATTCTGTCGGCGCTGCGTGCCGGGGCCAACGGCTATGTGCTCAAGGAGCGCGACGACCTGGAGGTCACCCTGTCCATACGCAGTGTGCTGCGCGGTGGCGCCCCCATCGACCCTTTCATTGCACGGCGCATCATTGCCGAGTTACAGCCTTCCCAGCCCACGGAAGCGCACAAGGAGATGCCGCCCGAAGCCATACTCAGCGCCCGCGAAATCCAGATCCTCAAGCTGGTCGCAGACGGCATGACCAACCGGGAGATCGCAGAGTCGCTCTTTCTCTCGCGCTACACCGTGGAATGCCATGTGAAGAACATCTACCGCAAGCTGGCCGTGCCTTCGCGCACCAAGGCGGTCAGCGAGGCCCGGGCACGCGGTTTGCTGAGCTGA
- a CDS encoding ATP-binding protein has translation MLRLIFALVMGWSCGVAWAQELRPQDLLCEPRIVARQSAKALPEGPPPDAALLQWVDVPGLDDWSQRWPGYDGAAWYRIDWESPCGRDQPVALAVVNIVMAGEVFVNSELIWRDQSLVEPLSRSWNMPRYWLLPKALLKEQGNSIWVRVHGLSSQTPGLGRLRIGHPAELKQWTAQATWNLRTIYMVCITVSLVLCLLFSFAWLHNRNQKLYGWYALNLMCWALMLCFMVMTDPWPFSSTPAFAKGNLLVFIAFTYTFCIFTLRFAELRLIRLERTLAGICGLCAVFALSVPDAQMALSQAIWLLMFCLCALVCLLFPLRALQTRTPAHIAFSLCFVLYLAIGVHDLLLLTKTLDHNLTLTPYTTLLSMLVIAWLLGRQVVWNMRRIEHFNHELSLTVTQACDDLSQTLEREHHLALSHSRLQERLRISQDLHDGLGGSLVRSIALVEQSSAPLPNAQVLSMLKLMRDDLRQMIDTGTSTAIQVPETPMQWLAPLRHRFARLFEELDIQVKWCLPEYWTHAPSPIQCLTLTRVLEEALTNVIKHSRASQVQVRLEIPDSRELLLQIEDNGTGFDLDSTQINSMGVGMRSMLARLERLQGTLVIQSSPGRTELRASLPLFGKVQRHTEVQSSVPSPQSIW, from the coding sequence ATGCTCCGCCTGATATTTGCGCTCGTCATGGGCTGGAGTTGCGGCGTGGCATGGGCACAGGAGCTCAGGCCTCAGGATCTGCTCTGCGAACCGCGCATTGTGGCCCGCCAATCGGCCAAGGCGCTGCCCGAGGGGCCTCCACCTGACGCAGCCTTGCTGCAATGGGTGGATGTGCCGGGGCTGGATGACTGGAGTCAACGCTGGCCCGGCTATGACGGTGCAGCCTGGTACCGCATCGATTGGGAGAGCCCCTGTGGGCGCGATCAGCCCGTGGCGCTGGCCGTCGTCAATATCGTGATGGCGGGCGAGGTTTTCGTGAATTCAGAACTGATCTGGCGCGATCAATCGCTGGTGGAGCCGCTGAGCCGCAGCTGGAACATGCCACGCTACTGGCTGCTGCCCAAGGCGCTGCTCAAGGAGCAGGGCAACAGCATCTGGGTGCGCGTCCACGGGCTCAGCAGCCAGACGCCAGGCCTGGGGCGGCTGCGCATAGGCCATCCAGCCGAGCTCAAGCAATGGACGGCGCAGGCCACCTGGAACCTGCGCACCATTTATATGGTCTGCATCACGGTCAGCCTGGTGCTGTGTCTGCTGTTTTCGTTTGCCTGGCTCCACAACCGCAATCAAAAACTCTATGGCTGGTACGCGCTCAATCTGATGTGCTGGGCACTGATGCTCTGCTTTATGGTCATGACTGATCCCTGGCCCTTCAGCAGCACGCCGGCCTTTGCCAAGGGCAATTTGCTGGTTTTCATTGCATTTACCTACACTTTCTGCATTTTTACGCTGCGCTTTGCGGAATTACGCCTCATACGCCTTGAACGTACGCTGGCTGGCATATGCGGCCTCTGCGCTGTATTCGCCCTGTCTGTGCCCGATGCACAGATGGCGCTGAGCCAGGCCATCTGGCTGTTGATGTTCTGTCTTTGCGCTCTGGTCTGCCTGCTGTTTCCACTGCGCGCGCTGCAGACACGCACGCCAGCCCACATCGCTTTCAGCCTCTGCTTCGTGCTCTACCTGGCCATCGGCGTGCACGACCTGCTGCTGCTGACCAAGACCCTGGATCACAATCTGACGCTGACCCCCTACACCACCTTGCTGAGCATGCTGGTGATCGCGTGGTTGCTGGGGCGGCAGGTCGTGTGGAATATGCGCCGCATCGAGCACTTCAACCACGAACTCAGTCTCACCGTCACACAGGCCTGCGACGACCTGAGCCAGACCCTGGAGAGGGAGCACCATCTGGCTCTGAGCCACTCCCGCCTGCAGGAACGTCTGCGCATTTCCCAGGATCTGCACGACGGTCTGGGCGGCTCTCTGGTGCGTTCCATTGCGCTGGTCGAGCAGAGCAGCGCCCCTTTGCCCAATGCCCAGGTGTTGTCCATGCTCAAGCTCATGCGTGACGACCTGCGTCAGATGATTGATACCGGCACCAGCACCGCCATCCAGGTTCCCGAGACACCCATGCAGTGGCTTGCTCCGCTGCGCCACCGCTTTGCACGGCTGTTCGAGGAACTGGACATTCAGGTGAAGTGGTGTCTGCCCGAATACTGGACTCACGCGCCCAGCCCCATTCAGTGCCTGACGCTGACCCGCGTGCTGGAAGAGGCATTGACCAATGTCATCAAACACAGCCGCGCCAGCCAGGTCCAGGTTCGGCTGGAGATTCCCGATTCCAGGGAGTTGCTGCTGCAGATCGAGGACAACGGCACAGGCTTTGATTTGGATAGCACACAGATCAACAGCATGGGCGTGGGCATGCGCAGCATGCTGGCGCGACTGGAGCGCCTGCAAGGCACTCTGGTCATACAGTCCAGCCCCGGCCGCACCGAGCTGCGAGCCAGCCTGCCCCTGTTCGGCAAGGTGCAGCGTCACACCGAAGTACAGAGCTCCGTGCCGTCTCCCCAGAGCATCTGGTAA
- a CDS encoding transcriptional regulator: MPLLIDGTPYEDGAFTLQLTPDTPHRLKTSPGQGSLTLGPRNLLKTADLWLPVDACVLWSCFDPFATPAGSPWPRSFYYTGNDSGFFTWAQLRAIENFSWYPQLQQDVHIDASQSQIRELSIHLQAGNQGHIHLKLPQQGMRLHLHGNLEQITVTAGLPESLSLSPATSRNPADEAFQLPDMGSLKQVTTLELSNGAGKQPISLQNLLQFSKLESLSLWGNHSDLAQLSTCTQLKALSLRFMRYLSGLPALQTWPELDFFIAYNVEEAAGKRLRQQLKDRAKARPWADYTSVSQLRKPEWWAKEYGRPFAGWPAARARIAHAAYELAEQEIGTASSLGHVQAALTAFAARFNTVKGIETSEREDLGLAVQQLAQLPAALSLKLTDGQAQQWFDENRDY, from the coding sequence ATGCCCCTGCTTATCGACGGAACACCGTATGAAGACGGCGCCTTCACCCTCCAGCTGACGCCTGACACGCCGCACAGGCTCAAAACCAGCCCCGGTCAGGGCAGCCTGACCCTTGGCCCCAGGAATCTGTTGAAAACCGCCGACCTGTGGCTGCCTGTCGACGCCTGCGTGCTCTGGTCCTGCTTTGACCCCTTTGCCACGCCCGCCGGCTCGCCCTGGCCACGCAGCTTCTACTACACGGGCAATGACAGCGGCTTCTTCACATGGGCGCAGCTGCGTGCAATCGAAAACTTCAGCTGGTACCCACAGCTGCAGCAAGATGTACATATCGACGCCAGCCAGTCACAGATTCGCGAGCTGAGCATTCATCTGCAAGCGGGCAATCAGGGCCACATCCACCTGAAGCTGCCGCAGCAGGGCATGCGCCTTCATCTGCATGGCAATCTGGAGCAAATCACCGTCACCGCAGGCCTGCCTGAAAGCCTGAGTTTGAGCCCGGCCACCAGCAGGAACCCGGCCGACGAAGCCTTCCAGCTGCCCGACATGGGCAGCCTGAAACAGGTCACCACGCTGGAGCTGAGCAATGGAGCGGGAAAGCAACCCATTTCGCTGCAAAATCTGCTGCAGTTTTCGAAGCTGGAATCGCTTTCCCTATGGGGTAACCACAGCGATTTGGCCCAGCTTTCTACATGTACGCAGCTCAAGGCGCTATCACTGCGTTTTATGCGCTATCTGTCGGGACTGCCTGCGCTGCAAACCTGGCCGGAGCTGGACTTCTTCATCGCCTACAACGTGGAAGAAGCGGCCGGGAAACGCCTGCGCCAGCAACTCAAGGACCGTGCCAAGGCACGACCCTGGGCTGACTACACATCCGTCAGCCAGTTGCGCAAGCCCGAATGGTGGGCCAAGGAATATGGGCGGCCATTTGCGGGCTGGCCCGCAGCCCGCGCCAGGATTGCCCATGCAGCTTATGAGCTGGCAGAGCAGGAAATCGGCACAGCCAGCAGCCTTGGTCATGTGCAAGCTGCACTGACGGCCTTTGCCGCCCGCTTCAACACGGTCAAGGGCATCGAAACCAGCGAGCGTGAAGACCTGGGGCTGGCCGTGCAGCAACTGGCACAACTGCCTGCGGCACTGTCACTGAAGCTGACGGATGGGCAGGCCCAGCAGTGGTTTGATGAAAACCGCGATTACTAG
- the mnmA gene encoding tRNA 2-thiouridine(34) synthase MnmA, whose protein sequence is MSNKQRVVVGLSGGVDSAVTAYLLKKQGHEVVGIFMKNWEDDDDSEYCSSNIDFVDAAAVADVIGIEIEHVNFAADYKDRVFAEFLREYQAGRTPNPDVLCNAEIKFKAFLDHAMRLGAEKIATGHYARVRQNPSTQLFELLKGLDNSKDQSYFLHRLNQAQLSKAMFPVGELHKTEVRRIAEEIGLPNARKKDSTGICFIGERPFRDFLNRYISKEPGLILDDRNRKLGKHVGLSFYTLGQRSGLGIGGVKEKGAARGAGDHAPWFVARKEMDKNILRVVQGHDHPLLQSHALLADQVSWVAGHAPAEGKAYGSKTRYRQPDSPALISQATDAGFRLDFPEAQWAVTPGQSAVLYDGDVCLGGGIIAQVDPAAAR, encoded by the coding sequence ATGAGCAACAAGCAGCGTGTCGTGGTGGGTTTGTCGGGCGGTGTGGATTCCGCCGTCACCGCCTATCTTCTCAAAAAGCAGGGCCACGAGGTCGTCGGCATCTTCATGAAGAACTGGGAAGATGACGACGACAGCGAGTACTGCTCGTCGAATATCGACTTTGTCGATGCGGCGGCCGTGGCCGACGTGATCGGCATCGAGATCGAGCATGTGAACTTTGCCGCGGACTACAAGGACCGCGTGTTTGCCGAGTTCCTGCGCGAGTACCAGGCCGGTCGTACGCCCAATCCGGACGTGCTGTGCAATGCGGAGATCAAGTTCAAGGCCTTTCTGGACCACGCCATGCGCCTGGGAGCCGAAAAGATAGCCACCGGCCACTATGCACGCGTGCGCCAGAACCCCTCCACCCAGCTGTTCGAGCTGCTCAAGGGCCTGGATAACAGCAAGGATCAGAGCTATTTCCTGCACCGGCTGAACCAGGCCCAGCTGTCCAAGGCGATGTTTCCCGTGGGCGAGCTGCACAAGACCGAGGTGCGCCGCATTGCCGAAGAGATCGGCCTGCCCAATGCCAGGAAGAAGGACTCGACGGGCATCTGCTTCATTGGCGAGCGCCCGTTCCGAGACTTCCTGAACCGCTACATCAGCAAGGAGCCGGGACTGATCCTCGACGACCGCAACCGCAAGCTGGGCAAGCATGTGGGTCTGTCCTTCTACACGCTGGGACAGCGTTCGGGTCTGGGCATTGGCGGCGTGAAGGAAAAGGGCGCCGCCCGTGGTGCGGGCGACCATGCGCCCTGGTTTGTGGCGCGCAAGGAGATGGACAAGAACATTCTGCGCGTGGTGCAGGGCCATGACCATCCGCTGCTTCAGTCGCATGCCTTGCTGGCCGATCAGGTCAGCTGGGTGGCCGGCCATGCCCCGGCCGAGGGCAAGGCCTACGGTTCCAAGACCCGCTACCGTCAGCCCGATTCGCCTGCGCTGATTTCCCAGGCCACGGACGCCGGCTTCCGTCTGGACTTTCCAGAAGCGCAGTGGGCTGTCACCCCTGGTCAGTCCGCCGTGCTCTATGACGGCGATGTCTGCCTGGGCGGCGGCATCATTGCGCAGGTCGACCCTGCGGCCGCTCGGTAA
- a CDS encoding LysR substrate-binding domain-containing protein, translated as MELRQLRYFVRIVELGSMSRAALDLDMVQSALSQQISRLESELSTRLLQRTPRGVIPTEAGQAFFHQAQLTLRHAQQAIHAAQQARLSGAVSMGLSPTIANVLGLPLMRAMRERYPEVRLHMVSALSGHLTSLLNARQLDLAILFDTQSARRWSVMPLLEEQLFLIQSRLQPVAPQIQHEVPISLEQLQQVPLILPSGSHGLRSSIMASFTSAGFQSQMAMEIDSLTLLMEAVDAGMGATVQPWSAVGMYRDAAERFQWSQIADDSVRRKAALCSLSDDELSPAALAARVVLTDCARQLVHSGVWRGASLTD; from the coding sequence ATGGAACTGCGCCAGCTGCGCTACTTTGTACGAATTGTTGAACTGGGCTCCATGAGCCGGGCAGCGCTGGATCTGGACATGGTGCAGTCGGCGCTGAGCCAGCAGATCAGCCGCCTGGAGTCCGAACTCTCGACACGGCTGCTGCAGCGCACACCGCGCGGAGTCATCCCTACCGAGGCCGGTCAGGCCTTTTTCCACCAGGCCCAGCTGACCCTGCGCCATGCCCAGCAGGCCATTCACGCGGCCCAGCAGGCGCGGCTGTCGGGCGCCGTCAGCATGGGCCTGTCCCCCACGATTGCCAATGTGCTGGGCCTGCCGCTGATGCGCGCCATGCGCGAGCGCTACCCCGAGGTGAGGCTGCACATGGTGTCAGCCCTCTCGGGGCATCTGACGAGTCTTCTCAATGCCAGACAGCTGGATCTGGCTATCCTTTTCGATACTCAGAGCGCCCGGCGATGGAGCGTGATGCCGCTGCTGGAAGAGCAGCTATTCCTGATCCAGTCGCGCCTGCAGCCGGTGGCGCCGCAGATTCAGCATGAAGTGCCCATCAGCCTGGAGCAGCTGCAGCAGGTGCCGCTGATCCTGCCCTCGGGCAGCCACGGCCTGCGCAGCTCCATCATGGCCTCGTTCACCAGTGCCGGCTTCCAGTCGCAGATGGCCATGGAGATCGACTCGCTGACCCTGCTGATGGAAGCGGTCGACGCCGGCATGGGCGCCACAGTCCAGCCCTGGTCGGCCGTGGGTATGTACCGTGATGCGGCCGAGCGCTTTCAGTGGTCGCAAATCGCCGATGACTCGGTGCGGCGCAAGGCCGCCCTGTGCAGCCTGTCGGACGACGAGCTGTCACCTGCCGCCCTGGCGGCACGCGTGGTGTTGACGGACTGCGCGCGGCAGCTGGTGCACTCCGGAGTCTGGCGGGGAGCGTCGCTGACGGACTGA
- a CDS encoding GntP family permease translates to MTSLDIQLLLTALVSVLVLVALIVSRIKLHPLLALLIVSVGVGFATGMAPDHIAKELTNGAGKTLGAVGVVIALGAMLGKILADAGITEQIAEAILRHSSDRMIPWAMTLVAFIVGIPMFFEVGLVVMLPLIFSVARKLEGQARFKGSAYVYVGVPVISALAAMHGMVPPHPGPLTAIATLKTTVGPTMLYGFLAAIPAMVLGGPLYGAFIAPRMSTKPDQTLLDQFTITEKATAGQQPGIALGVLAALLPAILMLIHAVAEMLLPKDAAAMHVASFLGNPLIAMLLGVLFAIVALVMARGGDTEKLRDALGKSLKPIASIIMIIAGGGAFQQMLTSAKVGDAIVHLTQQFAFPPLILGWLIAMLLSVSTGSATVGIVGAAGLLAPLAGADPSLNLPLLALSIGCGSLFFNYANHAGFWMVKESFGMTMGEATKTISVVQSIVAVVGLVMVLLFNALVTVH, encoded by the coding sequence ATGACATCTCTCGATATTCAGTTGCTGCTGACCGCCCTGGTCAGCGTGCTGGTGCTGGTCGCATTGATCGTTTCACGCATCAAGCTGCACCCGCTGCTGGCCCTGCTCATCGTCTCGGTCGGCGTCGGCTTTGCCACCGGCATGGCGCCGGACCACATCGCCAAGGAGCTGACCAACGGCGCAGGCAAGACCCTGGGGGCCGTGGGTGTCGTGATCGCGCTGGGAGCCATGCTGGGCAAGATCCTGGCCGATGCAGGCATCACCGAGCAGATCGCCGAAGCGATTCTCAGGCACTCCTCCGATCGCATGATCCCCTGGGCCATGACCCTGGTGGCCTTCATCGTCGGCATCCCGATGTTCTTCGAGGTCGGCCTGGTGGTCATGCTGCCGCTGATCTTCAGCGTGGCGCGCAAGCTGGAAGGCCAGGCCCGCTTCAAGGGCTCGGCCTATGTCTACGTCGGCGTGCCCGTGATCTCGGCACTGGCGGCCATGCACGGCATGGTTCCGCCCCATCCCGGCCCCCTGACCGCCATCGCCACCCTCAAGACCACGGTCGGCCCGACCATGCTGTACGGCTTTCTGGCGGCGATTCCGGCCATGGTTCTCGGCGGCCCGCTGTATGGCGCCTTCATCGCCCCGCGCATGAGCACCAAGCCCGACCAGACCTTGCTGGACCAGTTCACCATCACCGAGAAAGCCACTGCCGGCCAGCAGCCCGGCATCGCCCTGGGCGTGCTGGCGGCCCTGCTGCCCGCCATTCTGATGCTGATTCACGCCGTCGCCGAGATGCTGCTGCCCAAGGATGCGGCGGCCATGCATGTGGCCAGCTTCCTGGGCAATCCCCTGATCGCCATGCTGCTGGGCGTGCTGTTCGCCATCGTGGCCCTGGTGATGGCCCGTGGCGGCGATACCGAAAAGCTGCGCGACGCGCTGGGCAAGAGCCTCAAGCCGATTGCCTCCATCATCATGATCATTGCCGGCGGCGGCGCCTTCCAGCAGATGTTGACCAGCGCCAAGGTCGGTGATGCCATCGTCCATCTGACCCAGCAGTTCGCCTTCCCGCCGCTGATCCTGGGCTGGCTGATCGCCATGCTGCTGTCCGTCTCCACGGGCTCGGCCACTGTGGGCATCGTGGGCGCTGCCGGCCTGCTGGCGCCGCTAGCGGGGGCCGACCCCAGCCTGAACCTGCCCCTGCTGGCCCTGTCCATCGGCTGCGGCTCGCTGTTCTTCAACTATGCCAACCACGCCGGTTTCTGGATGGTCAAGGAGTCCTTCGGCATGACCATGGGCGAAGCCACCAAGACCATCTCGGTCGTACAGTCCATCGTGGCCGTGGTGGGTCTGGTCATGGTGCTGCTCTTCAACGCGCTCGTCACCGTGCATTGA
- the tcuA gene encoding FAD-dependent tricarballylate dehydrogenase TcuA: MKTEAFDTDVLVIGGGNAALCAALMAREAGARVLLLESAPREWRGGNSGHTRNLRCMHDAPQDVLTEAYPEEEYWQDLLKVTGGITNEHLARMVIRASSTCRNWMRRHGVHFQPPLSGALHVARTNAFFMGGGKALVNAYFRSAEKLGVEIRYESPVDKLDIENGRFQAAWVRTKDGSQRITAKSCVLAAGGFESNREWLREAWGQNERGEWPADNFIIRGTAFNQGVLLKHMLQEQQADGLGDPTQAHMVAIDARAPLYDGGICTRIDCVSLGVVVNRDARRFYDEGEDFWPKRYAIWGRLVAQQPGQIAYSIIDSKAIGRFMPPVFPGVKADSLPELAQKLGLDVDTFMTTLDTYNSSCKVGHFDHTALDDCHTENLAPAKTHWACPLDTGPYYGYALRPGVTFTYLGLKVDDTSAVRFKDQPSQNLFVAGEMMAGNVLGKGYTAGVGMSIGTAFGRIAGRNAALAAAGKPAIHGAVKDEV, translated from the coding sequence ATGAAAACTGAAGCCTTTGACACCGATGTACTCGTCATCGGTGGTGGCAATGCCGCCCTGTGCGCCGCGCTGATGGCGCGCGAAGCAGGTGCCCGCGTGCTGCTGCTTGAATCTGCACCGCGCGAATGGCGCGGCGGCAACTCCGGCCACACCCGCAATCTGCGCTGCATGCACGATGCACCGCAGGATGTGCTGACCGAGGCCTATCCCGAAGAAGAGTACTGGCAGGACTTGCTCAAGGTCACAGGCGGCATCACCAACGAGCATCTGGCGCGCATGGTGATCCGCGCCTCCTCGACCTGCCGCAACTGGATGCGCAGGCATGGCGTGCACTTCCAGCCGCCGCTGTCGGGCGCACTGCATGTGGCGCGCACCAATGCCTTCTTCATGGGCGGCGGCAAGGCGCTGGTGAACGCCTATTTCCGCAGCGCCGAAAAGCTGGGCGTGGAAATCCGCTACGAGTCGCCGGTGGACAAGCTCGACATCGAGAACGGCCGGTTCCAGGCAGCATGGGTCAGGACCAAGGATGGGAGCCAGCGCATCACGGCCAAAAGCTGCGTGCTGGCGGCGGGCGGCTTCGAGTCCAACCGCGAATGGCTGCGCGAGGCCTGGGGCCAGAACGAGCGCGGCGAATGGCCGGCCGACAACTTCATCATCCGCGGCACCGCCTTCAACCAGGGCGTGCTGCTCAAACATATGCTGCAAGAGCAGCAGGCCGACGGCCTGGGCGATCCCACGCAGGCGCACATGGTGGCCATCGATGCCCGCGCTCCGCTGTACGACGGCGGCATCTGCACGCGTATCGACTGCGTCTCGCTGGGCGTGGTGGTGAACCGCGATGCCAGGCGCTTTTATGACGAGGGCGAGGACTTCTGGCCCAAGCGCTATGCGATCTGGGGCCGTCTGGTGGCCCAGCAGCCCGGCCAGATTGCCTACTCCATCATCGACAGCAAGGCCATAGGCCGCTTCATGCCGCCGGTGTTCCCCGGCGTGAAGGCCGACTCCCTGCCCGAGCTGGCGCAGAAGCTGGGTCTGGACGTGGACACCTTCATGACCACGCTCGACACCTACAACAGCAGCTGCAAGGTCGGCCATTTCGACCATACCGCGCTGGACGACTGCCACACCGAAAACCTGGCTCCAGCCAAGACGCACTGGGCGTGCCCGCTCGATACCGGGCCTTACTACGGCTATGCGCTGCGCCCCGGCGTGACTTTCACCTATCTGGGCCTGAAGGTGGACGACACCTCCGCCGTGCGCTTCAAGGATCAACCCAGCCAGAACCTGTTCGTGGCCGGCGAAATGATGGCCGGCAATGTGCTGGGCAAGGGCTACACGGCTGGCGTGGGCATGTCGATAGGCACGGCCTTTGGCCGCATTGCCGGACGCAATGCTGCTCTCGCGGCTGCCGGCAAACCCGCTATCCATGGCGCCGTAAAGGACGAGGTCTGA
- the tcuB gene encoding tricarballylate utilization 4Fe-4S protein TcuB → MSIQSLQELGKEAQTLATGKVIPILPAPTETAAESEVARVMQICNACRYCEGFCAVFPAMTRRLEFGKADVHYLANLCHNCGACLHACQYAPPHEFGINIPKAMAEVRGQTYADYAWPPAMGKLYQKNGLTLSLALVAGLFLFLALAVAAQGGIGQLWNGNLGNNFYNLFPHNLLVGIFAPVFLFVVFALSMGVRRFWKDVKPATSNVDVSGPAAAEATHDVLRLKYLDGGHGDGCHNEDDEYTLKRRRFHHLTFYGFMLCFAATGLATVYHYVFDLPAPYELPSLPKILGALGGVSLMIGTAGLWMLNRARHPLHGDARQKPMDLGFIALLFLVAASGLALWLGRATPALALLLCLHLGAVIALFATLPYGKFAHGVFRTAALLRHNTEKREPSPIGLGAD, encoded by the coding sequence ATGAGCATCCAATCCCTGCAAGAACTGGGCAAGGAAGCCCAGACCCTGGCCACCGGCAAGGTGATTCCCATCCTCCCCGCCCCAACGGAAACCGCTGCCGAAAGCGAAGTGGCGCGCGTGATGCAGATCTGCAATGCCTGCCGCTACTGCGAAGGCTTCTGCGCCGTGTTCCCGGCCATGACGCGCCGTCTGGAGTTCGGCAAGGCCGATGTGCATTACCTGGCCAATCTCTGCCACAACTGTGGCGCCTGCCTGCACGCCTGCCAGTACGCACCGCCGCATGAATTCGGCATCAACATCCCCAAGGCCATGGCCGAAGTGCGTGGCCAGACCTATGCCGACTATGCCTGGCCGCCCGCCATGGGCAAGCTGTACCAGAAGAACGGCCTGACCCTGTCCCTGGCACTGGTCGCCGGCCTCTTCCTGTTCCTGGCGCTGGCCGTCGCCGCGCAAGGCGGCATTGGCCAGCTGTGGAACGGCAATCTGGGCAATAACTTCTACAACCTGTTCCCGCACAACCTGCTGGTCGGCATCTTTGCGCCGGTCTTCCTGTTCGTGGTGTTTGCGCTGTCCATGGGCGTGCGCCGCTTCTGGAAGGATGTGAAGCCTGCCACCAGCAATGTGGATGTCAGCGGCCCCGCCGCTGCCGAAGCCACGCATGACGTGCTGCGCCTGAAATACCTGGACGGTGGCCACGGTGACGGCTGTCACAACGAGGACGACGAGTACACCCTGAAGCGCCGCCGCTTCCACCACCTGACCTTCTACGGCTTCATGCTGTGCTTTGCAGCCACTGGCCTGGCCACGGTCTATCACTATGTCTTCGATCTGCCTGCCCCCTACGAGCTGCCCAGCCTGCCCAAGATTCTGGGCGCCCTGGGCGGCGTGAGCCTGATGATCGGCACGGCCGGCCTGTGGATGCTGAACCGCGCCCGTCACCCGCTGCATGGCGACGCCAGGCAAAAGCCCATGGACCTCGGCTTCATCGCCCTGCTGTTCCTTGTGGCCGCAAGCGGCCTCGCGCTATGGCTGGGCCGCGCCACGCCGGCGCTGGCGCTGCTGCTGTGCCTGCACCTGGGCGCCGTGATTGCACTGTTTGCCACCCTGCCCTACGGCAAGTTTGCCCACGGCGTGTTCCGCACGGCTGCGCTGCTGCGCCACAACACCGAAAAGCGCGAGCCCAGCCCCATCGGCCTGGGCGCTGATTGA